A region from the Dendropsophus ebraccatus isolate aDenEbr1 chromosome 1, aDenEbr1.pat, whole genome shotgun sequence genome encodes:
- the TMEM102 gene encoding transmembrane protein 102, producing the protein MASPARPLTDLDFCSGSRIEELNKLLEELERRGSIALQGKEVVQACAQAKDLVFSLVAQVHPLPSPNVFLLLSGGLCSGSLDVSPTDLGSSTPFVCPSISYTLLVPIMRLPSAELLCQCGPCHYLVPASAWEPAPLQPPGPHLSSHQASLWFGTALLSVVLNLSESSLPLTLERAEPWGHSVSILLSTPTLFIRFDLVPVVEVQGWPPGVQYLDEWVAEDGLPPRVFHLFPWGPGGQWRVGFPGVELYMRRSLHPALSRVLRASTAVLEEILQKEGAPGPYIVWVTLLQACQRLPRGYLSQGHNAALCFLGLLEELSRLFLRGVCPNPFLPGCDLLLGSTHGPCLARHISEVRAHPGRYLRAVIRQAKEVVRGGDKGEKEETEEKEERGSGCYPS; encoded by the exons ATGGCGTCTCCCGCACGACCTCTGACTGATCTGGATTTCTGCTCCGGGTCTCGCATTGAGGAGCTGAATAAACTTCTGGAGGAGCTGGAGCGGAGGGGGAGCATCGCTCTGCAGGGGAAGGAGGTCGTCCAGGCCTGTGCACAAGCCAAGGACCTCGTCTTCTCCCTCGTAG cTCAGGTCCATCCTCTGCCGTCTCCCAACGTGTTTCTCCTCCTGTCTGGTGGTCTGTGTTCCGGTTCCCTGGACGTCTCCCCCACGGACCTGGGGTCCAGCACCCCCTTTGTGTGTCCCTCCATATCTTACACCTTGTTAGTGCCCATCATGCGTCTTCCGTCTGCCGAGCTCCTATGCCAGTGCGGCCCTTGCCACTACCTGGTGCCCGCCTCAGCCTGGGagcctgcccccctgcagccgccCGGCCCTCACCTCTCCTCCCATCAGGCATCCCTGTGGTTTGGCACTGCCCTCCTGTCGGTGGTGCTGAACCTCTCGGAGTCTTCTCTGCCCCTGACCTTGGAGCGGGCCGAGCCCTGGGGTCACAGCGTCTCCATCCTGCTCTCAACCCCGACTCTCTTCATCCGCTTTGACCTTGTTCCTGTGGTGGAGGTCCAGGGTTGGCCCCCAGGGGTCCAGTACCTGGATGAGTGGGTAGCGGAGGACGGGCTCCCTCCTAGGGTCTTCCACCTCTTCCCCTGGGGTCCTGGTGGGCAGTGGCGTGTGGGCTTCCCGGGTGTGGAGCTGTACATGAGGAGGTCCCTTCATCCGGCCCTCTCGCGGGTGCTCCGAGCCTCCACCGCTGTCCTGGAAGAGATCCTGCAGAAGGAGGGGGCCCCGGGGCCCTACATTGTGTGGGTGACCCTTCTGCAGGCCTGTCAGAGGTTGCCCCGGGGTTACCTGAGTCAGGGTCACAATGCAGCCCTGTGCTTCTTGGGGCTCTTGGAGGAGCTGTCCCGCTTGTTCCTCAGGGGGGTCTGTCCTAACCCCTTCCTGCCCGGCTGCGACCTCCTCCTGGGCAGCACCCATGGGCCCTGCCTGGCACGACACATCTCCGAGGTGAGAGCCCACCCGGGCCGGTACCTGCGGGCCGTCATCAGGCAGGCCAAGGAGGTGGTGAGAGGAGGCGACAAGGGGGAGAAAGAGGAgactgaggagaaggaggagaggggcTCAGGGTGTTACCCCAGCTAG